A genome region from Clostridia bacterium includes the following:
- a CDS encoding MFS transporter: MNKPVEDKSSYRWIILLISSLALLNLEVMQFQIAGLAHVIIPAFHFNSEQFAMVLTAPMLTCAILGIPAGALADRFGEKNTISLGLLITVISGFCRIYVHSFLPMFALMLLLGTGQSFLNAVGAKLLGAWFPRRQMSTAMGIFVSSASVGMMVALATSALFKSFRSAIIVDVITSLAILILWVLLVKAKPEGTQEAAPQPILKYIGVAAKSKNLWIAAVAVMCYMGAKITFLGFLPSALQSVKGANPIQAGLIASIMPVAMGAGYVLGPIIFNKLAGLKPFALATVLAAAGLYLAWSAPFGTATWLLLMISGLLVGTAFPILLSIPLLLPDIGRVYAGSAGGIISTLQMGGAFLIPSYIVTPLAGYNVNRIFLYSCAGFVVFAVLVLLLPDLGKKTRYRNM, translated from the coding sequence TTGAATAAGCCAGTCGAGGACAAATCCTCTTACCGTTGGATTATCCTTTTGATTTCATCGTTGGCGTTGTTGAACCTCGAGGTGATGCAGTTCCAGATAGCAGGTCTAGCCCACGTTATCATCCCCGCCTTTCATTTCAACTCTGAGCAGTTCGCTATGGTTTTAACGGCGCCGATGTTGACATGTGCCATCCTTGGGATTCCGGCCGGGGCGTTGGCAGACCGTTTTGGCGAGAAGAATACTATCTCCTTGGGTTTGCTGATCACCGTAATCAGCGGCTTTTGCCGGATCTATGTCCACAGTTTCCTGCCCATGTTCGCCCTGATGCTGTTGTTAGGAACGGGGCAGAGCTTTCTCAATGCTGTCGGGGCCAAACTTTTGGGTGCTTGGTTCCCTCGCCGCCAGATGTCGACCGCTATGGGTATTTTTGTTTCCAGCGCCAGTGTCGGCATGATGGTGGCACTGGCTACCTCGGCGCTGTTCAAGTCTTTCAGAAGCGCCATTATTGTAGATGTGATTACTTCGCTGGCGATCCTTATTTTGTGGGTCCTACTTGTAAAGGCCAAACCGGAAGGGACGCAGGAGGCGGCGCCGCAGCCGATCCTCAAATATATCGGAGTGGCGGCAAAAAGTAAGAATTTATGGATCGCCGCTGTTGCCGTAATGTGCTATATGGGTGCTAAAATTACCTTTTTAGGTTTCCTCCCCAGTGCCCTCCAGAGCGTCAAAGGTGCCAACCCGATTCAGGCCGGCCTGATCGCTTCCATAATGCCGGTTGCCATGGGAGCCGGATATGTCTTGGGGCCGATCATATTCAATAAACTTGCGGGCCTAAAACCCTTTGCATTAGCCACTGTTTTGGCGGCCGCGGGACTTTACCTTGCCTGGTCAGCGCCTTTCGGTACTGCAACCTGGCTCCTGCTAATGATCTCCGGCCTCCTTGTCGGAACTGCATTCCCGATTTTGCTGTCGATTCCGTTGCTGTTGCCCGATATCGGCCGTGTCTATGCCGGAAGTGCCGGGGGGATAATCAGCACTCTTCAGATGGGTGGGGCATTTTTGATTCCGTCTTACATAGTGACTCCGTTGGCGGGATATAACGTCAACCGTATTTTCCTATACAGTTGTGCTGGGTTTGTTGTTTTTGCTGTATTGGTACTCTTGCTACCGGATCTTGGTAAGAAAACACGTTATAGAAATATGTAA
- a CDS encoding dihydrodipicolinate synthase family protein, which produces MAKDHGTKWDRIYVAVVVPYKEGSYEIDYEAYRKLIRYFLQPKFVDAGGGLIVNPEAGEAFYLTSEEKKNIVKIAVEEAGGKLPIFSGAIDVTTEGIVRDAKIAKELGVDGIFFLPPMGSGDVTYAWNPERYPEVWIDMLKAIDEAVDLPIIVHPTCGVSPFFGVGLPVGPTVKICNAVPNIVGWKMTYSYQGYKLVAEALRSLEHHVAVLAAPADLYHVNLLNKQFDGAVNGGLCYAMEPMIDHIQAWKQNDIKEACRIWESGLGALNDFVYGDYSRLHIRYKIGAWLRGLVPTPFMRPPQPKPKAEEVTKMRKLLKATGVDVISDQEFEKVLAQI; this is translated from the coding sequence ATGGCAAAAGACCATGGTACCAAGTGGGATCGTATCTATGTTGCTGTTGTCGTCCCTTATAAGGAAGGTAGCTATGAAATTGACTACGAAGCCTACCGCAAGTTAATTCGCTACTTCTTGCAGCCCAAATTTGTTGACGCTGGCGGCGGCCTCATTGTCAACCCGGAAGCTGGTGAGGCTTTCTACCTGACCAGCGAAGAGAAGAAGAACATTGTAAAAATCGCTGTTGAAGAGGCCGGTGGAAAACTCCCGATTTTCTCTGGAGCTATCGATGTGACCACCGAAGGTATAGTCAGGGACGCAAAGATAGCCAAGGAATTGGGGGTGGACGGCATCTTCTTTCTTCCGCCGATGGGTTCCGGAGATGTAACCTATGCCTGGAACCCCGAGAGGTATCCCGAAGTCTGGATCGACATGCTGAAGGCTATCGACGAGGCCGTTGATCTGCCGATCATCGTGCATCCGACCTGTGGCGTGTCGCCCTTTTTTGGCGTCGGGCTTCCGGTGGGACCGACCGTAAAGATCTGCAATGCGGTTCCGAATATTGTTGGTTGGAAAATGACCTATTCCTATCAGGGATACAAGCTCGTTGCCGAGGCCCTTCGCTCTTTGGAACATCATGTAGCAGTCCTGGCCGCTCCTGCAGACCTGTACCATGTAAATCTCCTTAACAAGCAATTTGATGGTGCTGTTAACGGTGGGCTCTGCTATGCCATGGAACCGATGATCGACCACATTCAGGCCTGGAAGCAAAATGACATTAAAGAAGCCTGTAGAATTTGGGAATCTGGCTTGGGGGCTCTAAATGATTTCGTTTACGGTGATTATTCCCGGCTGCACATAAGGTATAAGATCGGGGCATGGCTGCGCGGCTTAGTGCCAACTCCATTCATGCGTCCGCCACAGCCGAAACCGAAGGCGGAAGAGGTTACTAAAATGAGGAAGCTGCTGAAAGCCACAGGTGTTGACGTGATTTCCGATCAGGAATTTGAAAAGGTGCTTGCCCAAATTTAA
- the dinB gene encoding DNA polymerase IV has product MGSAVDILLCDLDAFFASVEQRDHPEYRGKPVIVGGDPDGRGVVSTCSYEARTFGVRSAMPMKTAVRLCPQAVLLPPDLRRYREVSQQAISIYERFTPDIEQVSIDEAYLAVPAGDGVEVGEAIRRSVRQELQLPLSIGVSENKLLAKIGCSLAKPDGLRELRRSEVRAVLWPLPVEVLPGAGPKTVKKLSRLGIHTVGDLAAYPEEVLERALGSWGKELRLYALGIDQRTLERERPVKSIGEETTFAQDIADPEAALAQLMLLAEEVGFRLRRKGLRARTITLKYRRPDFSTFTRSRTLPASVNTDMAIYKVAEELFWTHAYPPPWRLLGIQASNLVEQEWKQETLFPEDGFGTGTGNRLVEQPASLTGPVAQGGRSARSREETLAAISDSLRVRYGKGVLHRARVLMGKEARS; this is encoded by the coding sequence GTGGGCAGCGCGGTTGACATCTTGCTGTGCGATCTAGATGCTTTTTTTGCTTCAGTGGAACAGCGCGATCACCCAGAGTACCGGGGTAAGCCGGTGATAGTGGGCGGCGACCCGGACGGGCGTGGGGTGGTTTCCACCTGTTCCTACGAAGCTCGGACCTTTGGCGTCCGCTCCGCCATGCCCATGAAAACGGCAGTTCGGCTGTGTCCCCAGGCTGTCCTGCTCCCGCCTGATCTACGCCGCTACCGGGAGGTTTCCCAACAGGCGATCTCCATTTATGAGCGGTTTACCCCTGACATCGAGCAAGTCTCCATTGACGAAGCCTACCTGGCGGTGCCGGCCGGGGACGGGGTAGAGGTAGGGGAGGCCATCCGTCGATCGGTCCGGCAGGAGCTGCAGCTACCCCTCAGCATTGGAGTTTCGGAAAACAAGCTCCTGGCCAAGATTGGTTGTAGCCTAGCCAAGCCGGATGGGCTAAGGGAGCTTAGGCGCTCCGAGGTCCGGGCCGTGCTCTGGCCACTGCCGGTAGAGGTGCTGCCGGGGGCGGGGCCCAAAACCGTGAAAAAGCTTTCCCGCCTGGGTATTCACACGGTCGGGGATCTGGCTGCTTACCCGGAGGAGGTACTCGAGCGGGCACTAGGAAGTTGGGGAAAGGAGCTACGCCTCTATGCCCTAGGCATTGACCAGCGAACCCTGGAAAGGGAGCGGCCGGTCAAATCCATCGGCGAGGAAACCACCTTTGCTCAAGACATCGCTGACCCGGAGGCGGCTTTGGCTCAACTCATGCTTCTGGCCGAAGAGGTGGGATTTCGCTTGCGGAGGAAGGGCCTTCGGGCTCGCACCATTACTTTGAAGTACCGCCGGCCCGATTTCTCCACCTTCACCCGCTCCCGAACTTTGCCTGCCAGCGTAAATACCGATATGGCCATTTACAAGGTAGCCGAGGAGCTTTTTTGGACCCATGCCTATCCCCCGCCCTGGCGGCTATTGGGCATCCAGGCTAGCAACTTGGTAGAACAGGAATGGAAGCAAGAAACTTTGTTTCCTGAGGACGGGTTTGGCACCGGAACTGGAAACCGCCTGGTGGAGCAACCAGCCAGCCTGACTGGCCCGGTAGCTCAAGGTGGGCGCTCGGCCCGGAGCCGAGAGGAAACTCTAGCCGCCATAAGCGATAGCCTGCGGGTTCGTTACGGGAAAGGAGTGCTGCACCGGGCCAGGGTGCTGATGGGCAAGGAAGCCCGATCCTAA
- a CDS encoding DUF4304 domain-containing protein, with product MGSVISQKIDEIIRIGLKAPLRELGFKKNGRTFARFLEDSLAHVINIQSWRYNEGNSGRFTVNLGVFVPYVYETWFGVKAPGHPRETACMIRERIGFVMDGIRGQGPRDVWWEVNSASDPVVLAESVGMAILDYGIPYLNQFNSMDSVVHILERGSIDKLGIYAHQRELFLAIIYSHRGERRRAQQIFNMMFPAFQGHPFGETLEQIAGRLNLAVPQLGDKVVGIEALRLRPRK from the coding sequence TTGGGGTCAGTTATTAGCCAGAAAATCGATGAAATCATCCGCATTGGGTTAAAAGCGCCCTTGCGCGAACTGGGATTCAAGAAGAACGGCCGCACTTTTGCCCGTTTTTTGGAGGACAGCTTGGCTCACGTCATCAACATCCAAAGCTGGCGCTATAACGAAGGCAATTCCGGACGCTTTACTGTCAACCTGGGAGTATTTGTCCCTTATGTTTATGAGACTTGGTTTGGGGTCAAGGCGCCTGGCCATCCCCGGGAGACTGCTTGCATGATCCGGGAGCGGATTGGGTTTGTAATGGATGGTATCCGGGGGCAAGGTCCCAGGGACGTGTGGTGGGAGGTCAACTCGGCTTCCGACCCAGTGGTTTTGGCGGAGAGTGTGGGCATGGCCATCCTGGACTATGGGATTCCTTATCTAAATCAGTTTAACTCCATGGACTCAGTGGTGCATATCCTGGAGAGGGGTAGTATTGACAAGTTGGGCATCTATGCCCATCAGCGGGAGCTATTTTTGGCGATCATTTATTCTCACCGGGGGGAACGGAGACGGGCTCAACAGATCTTCAACATGATGTTCCCTGCTTTCCAGGGGCATCCTTTCGGTGAAACCCTGGAACAGATTGCTGGTCGGCTGAACCTGGCTGTGCCTCAGCTGGGCGATAAGGTAGTTGGCATCGAAGCCCTGCGCTTGCGGCCCCGGAAATGA
- a CDS encoding ABC transporter ATP-binding protein — protein sequence MSLQGVTKAFRHGVRALDGINLDISGGVFGLLGPNGAGKSTLMKILATLIAPSQGQVRIGPWRLPSDQHQVRTILGYLPQEYGLFENLTAEEFLTYVAIMKGIENGRGVASSVQQELERVGLGDARRRRIATLSGGMRQRLGIAQAMLGHPKLLILDEPTAGLDPEERVRFRNRITEVANHATVILSTHIVSDIQAVCENVAVLNRGRLAFCGKLAALAAQAQGLVWEIKAGREHPSLTSSQAVVISSRREEEGIQMRVLAKAPPHPQAVPATPTVEDGYMALISGIATPTRPFHLQDGGIPPVNPNGQGGGQ from the coding sequence ATTAGTTTACAGGGAGTGACTAAAGCCTTTCGCCACGGGGTCAGGGCTTTGGATGGGATAAATCTAGACATTTCCGGAGGCGTATTTGGGCTATTGGGCCCCAACGGGGCCGGCAAAAGCACCCTGATGAAGATTTTGGCCACCTTGATAGCTCCCTCCCAAGGCCAGGTTCGCATCGGACCCTGGAGGCTACCTAGCGACCAACACCAAGTACGGACCATCCTCGGTTACCTTCCTCAGGAATACGGCCTGTTTGAAAACCTGACCGCCGAGGAATTTCTCACCTACGTGGCCATCATGAAAGGAATCGAGAATGGCCGGGGGGTCGCAAGCTCGGTGCAGCAAGAACTGGAGAGGGTGGGCCTTGGTGATGCCCGCCGGCGCCGCATAGCCACCCTCTCCGGCGGCATGAGACAGCGGCTGGGCATTGCCCAGGCCATGCTAGGCCACCCCAAGCTTCTGATCCTAGATGAGCCTACCGCCGGGCTGGATCCCGAGGAGCGAGTGCGCTTCCGCAACCGCATTACCGAGGTAGCCAACCACGCCACAGTCATCCTCTCCACCCATATCGTCTCCGACATCCAGGCTGTCTGTGAAAACGTAGCCGTCCTCAACCGCGGCCGTTTGGCCTTCTGCGGGAAGCTTGCGGCCCTAGCCGCCCAGGCCCAAGGATTGGTATGGGAAATAAAGGCTGGGCGGGAGCACCCCTCCCTAACCAGCTCTCAAGCAGTGGTAATCAGTTCCCGCCGGGAGGAGGAGGGAATCCAGATGCGGGTACTGGCAAAAGCTCCGCCTCATCCCCAAGCGGTACCCGCCACCCCTACGGTGGAGGACGGCTACATGGCCCTAATCTCGGGGATAGCTACACCCACCCGACCTTTTCATCTGCAGGATGGGGGCATACCTCCAGTTAACCCCAACGGCCAAGGGGGTGGGCAATAA